CGATGGTGATGTGCCGGGCAGCCGCGTACCGAACGACATCCCTGATCTGCTCCTGCGTATAGAAACCGCTGTATTCTTTGCCGTCGTATTTGAACGGGTAATTTTCGGCGTTGTGCCCAACCACGGTTTCCTTCCGCTTCGAGCCGATTTGCGTCAGTTTGGGGTACTTCTTGATCTCAATCCGCCAGCCCTGATCGTCGGTCAGGTGCCAGTGGAAGGTGTTGAACTTGTGCAGCGCCATCAGGTCGATGAACCGTTTGACAAACGACACCGGCATGAAATGACGGCTTACGTCGAGCATCAGGCCCCGGTAGGCGTAGCGCGGCCGGTCGAGAATCTGGCAGGCCGGAATGGCCCACGTTACGCCGGTCACTTTCGCGGGACTAAACACCTCGGTCGGCAAGAGTTGCAGCAACGTCTGGACGGCGTAAAAGTAGCCTTTCGGGGTTTCGGCTTCCACCACAACCCGGTTGGGCGATACGTTCAGGATGTACCCCTCGGGGCCGCATTTTCCGGCTTTGTGGGCCTGAAAAACAATGTGTTTGCCTCTTACTAGGGCGGGCGTCGTGGGGGCAACGGCAACCGGCAAACCGCTGGCGGCTTTTAGTTGCGTAACCAGCGTCTGGGCGGCAGCACGCTGGCCCGCGTCTTTGGCCCCCACCAAAACCCGCGTTGCGGCCGTGACGGTGAACTGACCGCCCTGGCCCGAAAACTGGGCCGGAAAGGGGAGAAGGTTATAAGCGTTGTCGGATTGGGCAAAAAGTGAAAACGAAAGCGTTAGGCCGAGCAGAAGGGCAACAAGTAGTCTCATCAGCAAGAAAACGGTGGTTGGCAAAAACCAAAGGTAGGCAAAAATGCCCTCACCGCTTACAGATTACGAGCAACCGGCTTCTTTCAGGAGCGGGTCCGCGAGTTTGAAAACCGTATGAAAGCTGGCTCAAGGTCAAAACAAAACCAGCTCCCCGGGTATTTTCGGGAGCCGGTTTTGTTTACAGAACGTTATAAAACGTTACAGGGAACGGGTAAGCCACTGGTTAATAAAGTGCTTCCCGTTTTCGTACAAAATACCCCGGATCAGGGTTTTCAGCGCGGTATTATCAACCCGGCCGTTTGCGTCTTTGGGCAGGAGCTGCCCGCCCCCGTTTTCCTTCCGGTACGCTTCTTCGGCCACGGGCAGCCACCGAATCAGGGCGGCCTCCAGCGCAGACGTTTTGCTGGCGTCCCGGCAGTTGATGAGGGGATTGATCAGCCCGTCGAAATCGCTGCCGATGGTGATGTGTTGCCAGGGATCTTTGTCGGTTCGGATCTGGCCGGTCGAAACAACGTGCAGGATGTTGAAGCACATGGCCAGCGGATGCCGTTCTTCTTTAGTCGGAACCAGAAACGATTCGGCCGGATCGATCTTTTCAACGGCTAGCTTTTTGGATAAATCCGGAAAGAAAAACCGGAATTCTTCCGCCGACAGGTATTCTTCTTTTTCGCCTTTCCCCAGCGCGTTTTGCCAGCCCAGAATCCGCACGTCCAGGCTAATTCCAATCAAACCGTTGCTGTTCAGCACCTCTTCAATGTCTTCATCCATCAGATTGATGGTCCACGGATTGTAGGTAAACGTCTTGTTGATGGTTCCCCACTCGCCAGCTACTCTTCGCTCGGTTTCCACCCTGACAACCGGCGTGTTGCTGGCCTTCAGCCGGATTACCGTTGCTTCGTTCAGGGCGGCTTTCCACTCATCGACCGAGTAGCCGGTCACGCCCATATGGCTCGCGATGATCGGCAACTGGTAGCCTTTCGACCGGCGGTATTCGTAAAAGTCCAGACGGGATTTTAAGCTCATGTGCTTGATATCAATCAAAACCGGAGCCGCTTCGGAATTGGGGGCGTCGGAAGCGCCCGTGTTTACCCGGAGCGTGTAAGCCTGATCGATCAGGCGTTTCCCGGCGGGTGTAATCCCGTTTCCGATCGGGTAAGCCGCTTCGTCCTTCAGCATTTTGAGACCAAACGCGTGCGTGGCAATCAACTGTTCGGGAATGTGCGACAGGTGCGTAATGACGAGCGACATCAGATCGAGGTCGGAATCCCAGAGGGCTTGCTGCAAATGCTGTAAACTCTGGGCCGCGTCGAGGGCCGGATGGGCTTTGAAATCGTCGACCAGCGGAGTTGAGGCACTGGTATGCAGGAGATCAAGCTTGCCGGGCTGACCAATCAGCGTTCGGCACAGGCTGTGGGCTCCTTCCAGTGCCAGGGTCAGATTCGGTCGGTCTGTGGCGAGCGGAGCCGGTTTTTTGCGGGAGAGCAGCGTCACTTTATCCGCCTGGTGCAGCGTCTGGTACAAACTCAGTTCCCGAATGAACAGCTGATAGTACGAAATCTGGCCCGTCCGGATTTTATCCATGTAGGTCTGATCAACCGGGCTGGTGAAAAAACTGGAGTTCAGGACAAAACCAAACAAGCCCTGTTTCTGGGCGAAAAGCCGTTCAATCGGGGCAATGTTGGCCACGCCCAGCGTTACCTGGCCTGACTTGAGCTGACTGAAGCAGGACTGACTTTCCAGGATATGAAGAAATTCTTCTTCCAGAAAATCGGTCAGCGGGTTTTTCAGATCAATGGGTTCCAGCAGCGTTTCTGCCGCCCGGCTCGAAGGATATTGCCCTTCAAAATCACAAATAAACTGTTTAAAAACCGGGTGAAAATGAAAATCGAAATAGTGGGAAGCCGCCATGTCTTGGTAGAGGGTTGAGGTTACTGCTTGAAAAATTCACGCAACAAAGCTTCGGTGCCGACCGGATCGCCCAAACCGGTGGATTCAACGGCCCGAACTGGCGGGCGGGTGGTGAACGCGTCGAGGGCCAGTTGGCCGCGCGGGGTCAATCCGGTGGTACTTTCGGTCGAACCGGGGCGCAGCTTCCGGCGCAGAATGTTCCAGATAAAGTGACCCGCTTCCACAAAACCGATATCCCTGGGCAATTCGGTTGAGATGGTTTCATACGCATGGGTCAGGGTGTCAGCGTCCGGCAAGTCGGCGTTCAGCAGCGCATCAATATCCAGAATACCGACCCCGTATACTTCAAACATCTTGGGCGTCCACCCATTCGGTTTGCGGGCGGTCTTTTTCAGGGTCGTCCGGAAGGCTTCGACGATCTGCCAGGGAAACCGGTATTTCTCGGGCAGATCGCGAAGGTGCTTGGCTTTCCAGAGCATAGCCGCCGAGGCTACGTGCGGAGTCGCGTAGCTGGTGCCGTCGCCGTACGACATGAATTCGTTGCCTTCTTCGTCGGTAATCGGTACGTAAACGCTTTCGCCCGGAGCCGCAATGTCGACCGTGGTTCCGTTGCTGCTGCCTTTCCAGGGGAAGTCTTTCGGGTTGGTGGCCGCTACCGCAATCGTGCCGGGATAAATGGCCGGAGCTACCACCAGCTCGACCTGGTTGCCCGCGGCACAAACCCAGATGATGCCCTGTTCGTAAACCTCGCGGGCAATGGCCGCAAACATGGATTTGGGATACGTACCCATACACATGAACATCACGTCAGCCTGGCTCTGAATCGCGTAGTTGGCCGCATCCACGAGTTCTTTCCCGCGCCCCAGCAAAATAACCGACCTGGCGATGCGGTACGGGATCAGTCGGGCCAGCGTTTTTCCGCCAAAGGTCAGCAGGCCGCTGTTTCCGTTGACGGTATTGGGGTCCGTCTGCAGGGTGTTTCCGACGGCAATGCTGGCCGTTCGGGTACCGTGACCCGGAAATTTCAGGAGTTTTCGCTCCATCAGATCACGGGCATCGGTGTCCTGGTCGATAAAATCAAAATCCTTGTCGGTATCGTATCCGGCAAAGACCTTGGAGTGGGTCGAATAACCGGTGTCCAACTGCACAAACCGCAATTCGCCCAAATGATCGCGGATTTGCTGCCAGTCCGCGTTTTTCATGCGCTCGGTATCGTCGAGGCAGTTGACGGCCGACCAGTTCCACCAGCGGTGGTAGGAAGCGGGTATAGTGACTTTCCGGGCTTTTTCGACGCAGACCGAATCGCCGAAATTTTTCAAAAATTGCTGTTCTTCCTGCTGCCACGTTGCCAAACCATTGCTTTTGCCGGGATTGAACGATTCGAATCGGTCCGGACCGTTGGGGTCGGCATCAACGCCAATGTCGGTCAGCGTTTCCAGGTCCGGCTCGCAGCTTTCTACGTGCGGCAGCGTTTCCAGTTGTTGCGCCAGTTCCCACGGGTTGCGGTTGGAGCGGAGGGTTAAATACCGTTTTCGCCGGATTTCGGGATCGAACGACGACGGAATCAGGGGCGTTTCATCCACGAAACCTTCCACCAGCGTGCTGGCCCGCCCTTCCCAATCGTCCTGCAAAACGGGCTGGCTGGAGAGGATAATTTCAAAATAGTGAAGCCGGTCGGCCGGCAAGGCGTTTTCCTTTTTTTCGGAGACCGGAGCGGTTGTGCGGGCTGGCCGGACTTCGGCGGGTGCGGGGGAAGGGCTCATGATGGTGAGGGAGGGGGTTTGAGCTTCAATGATCTGGCGCCGGAGGGGTTGCATTGCGTCCGGCACCGGCATGTTGCTGAATGCTTCAACAATACAACTGACGCGGACACCTTCGTTGCCAATCCAGTCGATTTGCTCGTCGGCGTCGCCGGGCTGGACAATGGAGCCGTCTTTTCGCAGCCAGTTGCCCGCGGTATCCTTGCGGGGAATGGAGCTGTGGTGCAGCGCAACGACCGCGCCGGTGCCCAGCCCCAGTACCACACTGCCCGACGAGCCGGGTAAGGTGTCCGATTCGTAGATTAGAAAATTGTCCGTCAGGGTAATCAGCCGGATGTCTTTCAGGACCACTTTTTTGTAGTCGCCCTTCGGGTGCTGAATTACAACGCAGTTTTCACCTTCAATGATTTTACCGAGCGAGCTATCCATCTGGATGTACCCAAACCGGTCCAGGGCTGCTCCTTCAGAACCGGTGGTTTCAACCGCTACGAGCGTAAAGTCACGTCCGTCGAAGGGGAAATCACGCCGTTCCTCGTAGGTTGAGGTTAGGAAGAACAGGTCGGGACGGAGGTTGAAGGTAACGGGCGTCAGCACCCGGCCGTCGGGATCGAGTTCGTAGTTAAACTGGGCCTGCGAACGGCGGGCGGTTTCCAGATCCGGTAAAACATGATTGTTGGTAATCAGTACATTGGGGCTCACCAGAAACCCCGTGCCGTACCCGCTAACCCCGAACTGATTCTGGATAATAATCCGGCATACACTGGATGCACTGCGGAGGATCTTCCGGACGATCGATACATCCTGAAAGTTGGGTACGCCGTTTATCCGCTCCAGCGCTTTGTCCAGACGAACACCTTCCCGGGCAATGCGTTTGGAAAGCCGGGCCGCGTCGTTGGTAATATCCGTTAAGGATAACTGGCCCGTCCGGTTTTGCTGAATACCGCTTTGAACCCGTTCAATTTCGTTTAGATGAGCCGCATAATTCGCATAGGCCCGATCGCGAAGCAACGACTGCGCTGACTCGAAAAAGTTAGTCTGTGCCACCGGTTGAGGATTTAGGGATGGAAAAGCTTGTCGTTTTTGACAATTAACGAGCAATCTTAAAGAGAAAAGAAGTCGTTTTATTAAAGCTTTGAGTAACCGGTAGATGCGATGAGCGAACGGTTGTTTAATTATAAATAGTTATAGGTATAACGTCTTCGTGGGCATCAATTTGCTCTTTATTACTTCTTGTAAATGATTGGTTTTATTCGTGACGGGCTGAATTTATAGATAGGTAGGTATGTGATTTGCGGACTTTATAGAGCGCTCTGTCGGAAGCGAATGCTTTTGTAGAGTTCTTATTGTCAGTGTGTTTGTTAATTGATTTTGCAGTTGGTTAAATTTATTTGTTTCTGATTCCTTGTTAGCGATGAGTAGTTGTCTGTTTTATTAAAAGAGTTTTTTTGGAACGGTTATTTGTAATAAAGTAGAATATATGTTCAACTAAGAGAATTATAATAGCTCACTGTTGGCCGTTCTGTAAAGGCTACTTAATTTAGCTTGATGGTAAACGATAGTTTACCGAGTATAAAACAAAGCAGCAAGACCGGGTTCGCCCAGTCTTGCTGCTTTTATCTACAAAATTGTGTAGTCGTTATAACAGGAGCGTTAGCCAGATAAACGATTGGAATAAACACGTTACTCGGCTCGTATCCGAAAAATTGCCCCCTGCATGGTTTCGTCCACCCGCAACTGGCACGCCAGCCGACTGTCAGCATCCGCATCGGGCAGCGTATCGAGCAGGTCGCCCTCCGCATCGTTAACCGGCGGCAGGGAATCGGCGCCTTCCAGCACGGCGACGTGGCAGGTTGCACACAATGCCATGCCTCCGCAGGTGGCCTGAATGGGGTAGTCCGAGGCTTTCAGCACTTCCATCAGGCTCAGGCTAATGCCTTCCGGAATTTCCAGCGGCTGTCGGTCGCCGTTACGGTCTTCTATGGTGATGTGAATCATGGTAGTAGAAAAGAGGAGTTAGAAAGGAGACAAGAGGTTCCGAGCTACGCTATCGCAGATCATTTCTCTCCCGTACTAACTAAAAAGTGGGTATTCCGTTGACAGTGGTGTATTTGAAGCTTAATTTCTGATCAGGATAAACGTATTGAAAGGCACTCTGGCACATCAGGGCGGCTTCGTGGAAACCGCACAAAATCAGTTTCAGCTTGCCCGGATAGGTGTTGATGTCGCCGATGGCGTAAATCCGTTCCACGTTGGTGGAGTAATCTACGGTGTTAACCACAATGGCCGATTTATCGATCTGGAGCCCCCAGTCGGCGATGGGGCCGAGTTTAGGCGTCAGGCCAAACAGCGGAATGAGGTGATCCGCGGGCAGCTTCGTAACGGTTTTGTTCTTGGCTGTAATCGTAATTTCCTGCAAATGCCCCTGGCCCGAAACGCTGCTGATGTTCGATTGCAGAATCAGGTTAATCCGGCCTTCCTTCGCCAGTTCAAATACTTTTTCGGCCGAGTCGGGTGCGCCCCGGAAACTGTCGCTCCGGTGAACCAGCGTTACCTGACGGGCAACGTTGGCCAGAAAAACCGTCCAGTCGAGGGCCGAGTCGCCCCCGCCCGCCAGTACCACCCGCCGGTCGCGCAGGAGTTCCGGATTCTTAACCATGTAGGCAACGCCTTTGCCTTCAAACTCTTCGAGTCCGGTGATTTCCGGTTTTCGGGGCTCAAAACAACCCAGTCCGCCCGCAATCACCACCACCTGGCAGTGTACCACGGTTTGCTCGTTGGTGGTAATGTGGAAGGAACCGTCGGGCTGCCGGTCCAGGCTTTCGACGCGCTCACCCAAAGAGAATGAAGGATGGAAAGGAGCAATTTGCTCCATCAAATTGTCCACCAGCGTTTGGGCTTTTACGTCCGGAAAACCGGGAATATCATAGATCGGCTTCTGGGGATAAATTTCGGATAGCTGCCCACCCACCTGCGGCAGGGCGTCGATCAGGTGGCAGCGCATTTTTAACAAACCAGCTTCAAAAACGGCAAACAGCCCCACGGGCCCGGCGCCGATAATGCAAATGTCAGTGGTAATCATTGTCTTTGTCAGTTACTGTTTCAATGGCTTCTGGTGTGAATGATGTCGGTGTCGCCGGAACTTTTAAAACCGTAAAAGTCCAACTTATCTGGCTCTGGATGTAGAGATTCCGGCAGCGAAACTTCGGGAACGGCCCTTACAGAGTCGCTGCTGCAACCCTCTTTCCAGTGACCTGGACATGCTGCAAAGGTAAGCGCCAGGAAAAGAAATGCTATAACTTTACGTATTGTATTGCGGAATACTGTATAACTTAATGTAATTTTCTCTTTACTTCAAAGGGATTGGTACAAAAGCGTAGGTTGTCGTAAAAAGCCGCTTTTTCGTCGTAAAATGAAATATAATTATTCCGGTAAAGCCGCCAATTTTGTAGCCGTAGTTGAACGCTACTTGCCAATACAGTAAACAACATCAAACCATGAGAAACCAAGTACCTGCCGCGACACTCGTCGCGAGTAAACCCATGTGGGTTAATGGCTCATTTGCCAAACGCGCGGTTGCCATTCTCCTTGCCGCTACCACGTTACTGGTAACCAGCTGTAAAAAAGACGAAGTAGATCCTACCCCCGACCAAACCGGCACGCTAACGGCTAATGCCGGGGCTGATCAGCAAGTGCAGGTAGGTGAAACCGTTAAATTGGACGGTAGTGCTTCGGCCGACAGCAAAGGAACTCCGCTGACCTTCCAGTGGACGGTTGCGGCCAAACCCGCTAAAAGTACGGCCGCCATTTCATCCGCAAACACAGCCAAGCCGACCTTCGTACCCGATGAAGTGGGAGATTACGAACTGGAATTAACGGTTTCCAACGCCAACGGAACCAGCAAGGATAAAGTAAAAATTGCCGCTACGGTGGCCCAGCCGATTGTTCTCGACCAAAGCATCAAAGTTAAAACCGTTTTGACCGACCGCGTCGCCAACCCGGATCTGCCGGATTACATCGTCACGAAAAGCATTGCGGTGTCGCACGAGCTAACCATCAACCCGGGCGTTGTGATTGCCTTCGAACGGGATACGCGTCTGGATATCAATGATGGCGGTGGATTGATTATCGCCAAAGGAACCGCCGAGAAGCGAATCCGGTTTATCGGAGCCGAAAAATCCAAAGGCTACTGGAGCGGGATCATGATTTACTCGGGCAGCAACGCCAACGTACTTGAGTATATCGACGTCATGCACACGGGCAGCCGCTCACTCATCAGCGCCACCAAGGCCGGTATGGCCCTGTTTGGCGGAGGGAAAGCGCAGATTGCCCTGAAAAACAGTTTATTCTCGGAAAACGACGGCTACGGTTTGCTCGTTCAGGAAGGTGGTATTCTGCGCGAATTTGCGGCCAACACCTTTACCAAACACACCGAAGCCGGGATTTTGCTGGACCCCGCCAACGTTCACAAATTGGACCAGGCTTCGGTCTTTACGGGCGAAAACGGCCGGAATGTGATCGAGATCAGAGGCTATTACCTGCGGGATGGCAACGACGTGACCTGGGGTGGTTTCAAAGATAAAACACCGTATCGTCTGGTGGGTGACTTCGCCGTTGAGTCCGGATTGACGCTGAGCCCCGGCGTTACGATTGAGTCAGATCGCGACGTAATGATTATGATCAACAGCAAAGGATACCTGATTGCGAAAGGGACAACGACCGAAAAAGTGACGTTTACTGGTTCAGACCGTACGAGCGCTTCCTGGAAAGGGATGATGATCTATTCCAACAATTCACGGAACGTGATCGAAAATGCGGAAATCAGCAACGGGGGTAGCCAGGTCATTGTGTCGGGTAAAAAAGCCAACCTTGCTCTGTTTGGCAATGGTTACTTATCCATTAAAAATACAAACATCGCTAAAAGTGGGGGCTACGGAATCTACGCCAGCTACGGCGCTACTCTGAATGCAGATGCCTCTACGGCCAATACCTTTACGGCGAACGCCCAGGGGAATGTACAGCTTGAAAAATAAAGTGACAGAGTTTTGAGATTAAGGGTTTAGGGATAGTAAATACAGCCCGGGACAGCTTGTGCCGGGCTGTTTTGTTTAAAGACCGGTTGACTTGAATATTAACCGAATTTTCTAATTTTAGCCCAAATGGGATAAAGTCAAAAAGATGCGCTATTTTGTCCTGAAAAATCTCAGTTTAATGAAATAATTGTCAGACAATAGCGTATTAAGGAGAACCTGCCAGGTGGTAATTCGTGAAAAAGTGAAAATAATTTACGGGCAGGGAATCTCTGATGAACAAGGATTTAGACCCGGAATCTGGCCCTGCCTGGTAGGCTATACGATAAGATTAACACAACAATTGCAACCACTTTCTGGTCGTATGGGTCTTTATGAAAATAAAGGAACCACCTGTTGGAGCAAATAACCGGTTCATGAATAACTAATTTCTTGCAAAATGGTTTGATTAACAGCCACTAGCAGAATTGGAAGAACGGTACCTGGCCTGATCCGATAGCGTATCTCCAGCAAACTCGACACTAAATGAACAACCTGATTGCGTACGATAAGTATTTAGCCCGGCTTGTAATGATCTGTTTTTTTCTGCCCAACCGGGTGCAGATTTTTATCCTGATGGGCGTTTTTATTTACTGGGCCGTCAGAGATAATTTTTTCGTTAAAGACCAGCATTTTCGCCCCTACGGAGGAGCTTTACTTTTAGGCAGCATTTACCTGCTCTACGCAGTTTGTGCTCCGTTTACCAATTCGGCCTATCAGTCCGATGTTTTGTTTGATCTGGAGCAGAAAGCCAGTTTATTCGCGGGGCCCTTTGCGTTTCTCCTGATGCAGCCCCAAACGCGGAAAATCATCGCTGGCGAGCTTATTTACTTTGTCTACGCCTGTTTTATATCCTGTCTGGTGGGCAATTTATTTTATCTGCACGAATACGGCTGGCACGTAAGCAGTCCAGACGCCCACATTCAATACCGGCTTTATTTTGAAAAAATTACGGGGATGCACCCAACCTACATGGGGATATACCTCTGTTTTGCCTCGGCGATTCTGCTGATTTCTCCGAAACACCGGCAGCAGGTGAAGGGCTGGAAACTGGTAGCCGTTCAATTCCCGTTGTTCTTATTTTTAATGGCCCTGATGCCCAAAGCGCCGGTTATTGCACTCTTCGTGATTCTTTGTTATTACGCCTGGATCAATCGGGCTCAGAAGCACAAATTTGTGCCAATTTTGGCCGTATTGCTGATCTCGTTGTCCATCGCCTGCATTTCCATCCCGTTCAGCAGCCAGCGCATCGGCGAGTTTTCGGCGGTGCTAGATGCCAAACCGAACGACAATCCGATGGATAACTCGGTGCAGATGCGCCAGGTTATTTTGTCGGTTGACCTGGACGTGTTAGCTCAGAACTGGGTAACAGGCCTTGGGCCCGGTGGCGTTGATCCGGCTCTGAAAGCCAAGTACGAGGAGTATGCCCGCCGGTTAAACGTCCCGTTGGAAGCGTTCGATACCCACAATGAGTACCTGAATCAATGGCTTTCGTTTGGCCTGATTGGCATTACGTTGTTTATCCTGGTGCTGGGAATCCAGTTTGCCAATGCCGTCCGTCGGCGTGATCACTTATACGCGATTCTGCTGATGATTTTTATCGTCACCTTTTTTACCGAAAATGTCTGGTCGCAGCAAAAGGGCATTACGTTTTATTCCTTCTTTACGTCCCTGTTTTTCTTTGTCGGCATGCGCCTGCAACCCAGTCCGGTAGAAGCCGAGCCGGTTTTGCAGAAAAACACCAGCCGGCCCAAAAAACTGGTGCATGAGATTGGTTAACGGCTGACAGTTAGGAATTTAAGGCTAGAAAATGACGATTCGTTTAGCTACTTTAGACGATGTTCCGGCTATCCTTGAGTTGATTCGGCGCGTGGTGCCACTCATGCGGGCGACCGGTAATCTTCAATGGGATAATCAGTATCCCAATGCGGCTGTTTTTGAGAAAGACATCGCCCAGAATCAGCTTTGGGTGACCGAGCTTGATAATCAGTTGGTGGGGTTAGCCGCCATCACCACCGATCAGGAGCCCGAATACGCCGAAGTGGGTTGGGACCTGGCCGAAACCGCCGTTGTGGTGCACCGGCTGGCGGTCGATCCGGCCGTTCGGGGGCGGGGTGTTGCGGCTCGGCTGATGAATCAGGCCGAAGAGGTGGCTCGCCAGCGTGGCATCGGCGTGCTACGGATTGATACCAACACCCAGAACGAAGCCACCCAACGGCTTTTTCCCAAATTAGGCTACCAGTTTGCCGGTGAGATCGGGCTGGGCTTTCGACCCGGTTTGCGGTTTTTCTGCTACGAAAAACGGCTGAAAACTTCCTGAAAAGCATTTTTCAGCAATAGAAGACGGAGATCAGTGCCGGTTTGCGCACAAATTCTATTTTTACCGTAAAAATAGGAACGATGGTACGCATTCTGTTCGCCCTGACCTTGCTGGGCCTGACGCTAGTAACTGCTTTCCGGCCGCTTCGGAAAACCCAGAGCCGGAAAGACCCCCGACCCAATATTGTTTTGATCGTGGCTGACGACCACGGGCGCGAAGCCGTCGGTTGCTACGGGAATCCGGTGGTTAAAACACCCCACATCGACCAGTTGGCGTCCGAAGGGGTCCGGTTTACGAACGCGTTCTGTACAACGGCCAGTTGCAGCCCCAGCCGGTCGGTGCTGCTGACGGGTCTGCACAACCACGCTAACGGAATGTACGGTCTGGAGCACCGCGAACACCATTTCAGTTCTTTTGATACGGTGCGTTCGCTGCCGGTTATGCTGCAAAAAGCCGGTTACCAAACCGCCCGAATCGGCAAATTTCACGTGGCTCCCGAGCGGGCCTACCATTTTCAAAAAGTGCTTCAGGGGGGTAAAACCAACGATCCGGCTTCCATTGGCCGCAGTCCCGTAGAAATGGCTGATCTGTGTTATCCCTTGTTTTCGGAAGCGGCCGAGAAGCCGTTCTTTCTCTATTTCGCCACCGACGATCCGCACCGGAGCAATACCGTGTCGGCCAGCGGTTCACCGGTTTTCAAAAGTGATAAAGCCAATTTGTTTGGCAATCGGCCCGGTGGTTATCCGCAGGTGCACGATGTTTTCTACCAGCCTTTTCAGGTTCGGGTACCGCCGTATTTGCCGGATACGCGGGCGGCCCGGATGGAGTTGGCGCAGTATTACGAATCGATCAGCCGGTTGGATCAGGGAGTGGAGCGCCTGGTCGCCCTGCTGAAAGAAACGGGTCAGTACGAGAATACCGTGATTGTGTATCTTTCGGACAATGGCGCGCCGTTTCCCGGATCGAAAACCACCTTGTACGAACCCGGTATGAAGTTGCCCCTGATTATCAAACTGCCGAAACCGCAAAAACCGGGATTTGTGCAGGACGCCCTGATTTCGTGGGTCGATCTGACGCCTACGCTGCTGGATTTTGCCGGGGCGCTTTCGGATACGGTTTA
This Larkinella insperata DNA region includes the following protein-coding sequences:
- a CDS encoding sulfatase family protein, producing the protein MVRILFALTLLGLTLVTAFRPLRKTQSRKDPRPNIVLIVADDHGREAVGCYGNPVVKTPHIDQLASEGVRFTNAFCTTASCSPSRSVLLTGLHNHANGMYGLEHREHHFSSFDTVRSLPVMLQKAGYQTARIGKFHVAPERAYHFQKVLQGGKTNDPASIGRSPVEMADLCYPLFSEAAEKPFFLYFATDDPHRSNTVSASGSPVFKSDKANLFGNRPGGYPQVHDVFYQPFQVRVPPYLPDTRAARMELAQYYESISRLDQGVERLVALLKETGQYENTVIVYLSDNGAPFPGSKTTLYEPGMKLPLIIKLPKPQKPGFVQDALISWVDLTPTLLDFAGALSDTVYSQGRSFKSIIEQDRVTGWDEVYGSHTLHEVTMYYPMRVLRERRYKLIFNIAHELPFPMALDLYQSFTWQDVRQTGRKLYGKRTVEAYLHRPRFELYDLETDPDEIKNLASDPKHQAVLKRMQEKLKRFQQQTKDMWVSKWEFD